Within Chromatiales bacterium, the genomic segment TGACGACCAGTATTTTAGAACGCTATTCCAAGCAGCTACCTCCACATCATTAGATAAAAAATTAGAACAATGCATGGAGTTTAGCATCAAAGAAGTGGATACCATTGAGAGTTTTATCTTGCGCAATGCTGCTTATGAAATTGCTCACATCGCCGAGATTGATACAGCAGTTGCAATCAACGAAGCGGTGCTGATCGCTAAAAAGTTCTGTGGCTCAGGT encodes:
- the nusB gene encoding transcription antitermination factor NusB, producing MDKAELFNARSRARILAMQAAYQWKIGNQDADDVIAQFTSDEYYAQVDDQYFRTLFQAATSTSLDKKLEQCMEFSIKEVDTIESFILRNAAYEIAHIAEIDTAVAINEAVLIAKKFCGSGSYRFVNGVLDCFAKKYARTE